Part of the Catalinimonas alkaloidigena genome is shown below.
TCTTTTGCACCAGAGGCGCCATGGGAACCCATGACCACAAAATCATGATGATGAAAGGGAATATGTTTGAGGATTTCCTCTCTACCCACATCAAACACTAGAAACTGTACAGCTTTCAAACCTTTGTTTTCCGCTTCCTTTACCAGCTTATTAAGCTCGCTCTTCGCATGCCCGATTTCCTTTAATGTTTCGGGAAATCGCTGCTCCTTCTCCTTATTAAGTTTAACCCACTGCACTGGCGTGATCTGTAAGTGCAAAAAATGAATCTCCGCACCTGATTTCTCGGCTATGGCAATGGCAATATCCGCAGCCCGGTTAGCTGTTTCTGAAAAGTCGGTTGGAACTAAAATATTTTTCATAAGTCTCTGTTCTCCAAGTCGGGTTCTAATGTTTTTACTTTGACCATCTCACTAACCTCTGTGATATAAATAATACCGTCCCCGGAGTGAGCTGTTTTTCCGTTTTGATGTATAATCTCTAGTGCTTTCTTCACCTTCTTTTCGGGTAAAACAACTTCCAGTTTTGCTATTTTAGCGTGAGAAAATGGGTGTCTCAAAGACGGAAAATCCTTACGCTCATCGGTATAGTGACCGGTTCCCTCTCCTTCGAAGACAGTTAAGCAACAAACTCCTTCTTCGCGCAGATGATTTACAATATCAGGTAATCGATCCGGTCTGACGAAAGCCTTTATTTCTTTCATTTTTGTAACGTCTTTTTTATGTCTTCATACTCTTCTTTGCTGATTTCACCTTTGGCATACCTTTTTTTCAAAAGGTCTAATGGTGTTTCTTTTATCGTTCTTTGTCCGGGTATATCCCAAGGGGTTGCAAAAATCCAAATGATGAAAATCACCCAGATCACCCACCAGATGATGTGCATACCCCAATAGTGTCCTTCAAACCAATGCATGATATTTAATTTTATGGTTTCAAATAATTTATCAACCCTTGATCACTGATTGTTATTCAAAATTACGAGAAAGTACGGCTCTCTATTTTCGAAATCTTGTCTTTGATGTACGATATATTGTTCATAAAGTGGTTACCTTTTTTTTGTATTTTCTTTTTCATTCAACTTGTTAGAACTCCTGAATAATGCCTTGTTTTGTTGATTGCTATTGTCAATGAGTAGTCCTTTCAGGCCATCTTTTGTTTCTATACCATAAATAACAGACTTGCCTGCTGCATCTTCATTTTCATCAAACCGGTAGAACTCTGAAATATTCAATTCCTCAATTTGAAAGCTGGCACACAGATCCTTACATTCCAGACAATCTTCCTTCCTGTTGAAATTATAGGTGTAGCCTTTTTCCCTTAAGTCGCCCAGTGCTTCAGATAAGTTCTTGTAATACCGGTTCTCGTTTCTCATTACTTCTTTATAATCAGATACAGACAGACCGGTAACACGCTTAAATTGACTGGATAGGTAATGGACGGAACTGTATCCGAGCTTAACCGCAATCTCACTTAAGTTCAGTTCATCATACTTTATCAGCTCTTTTACCCTGTCCACTCTTTTGTTTATGTAGTAGGTCTCTATCGTAAGCCCCTCAATTTTTGAAAAGAGCTTGCTAAGAAAATTGTAATTTTTACCAATTTCGTGTGCCAGAAAATCAGACAACATCACCTCTTTGGTAGATTTTTCAAGGATTTCTATATAGTGTTGAATTCCAAGCTTAATCTTTTCCATCAGGATTTCTTCTTTGTCTTCAAGAAGTTCAAACCCATAAGTATTTAACCTGGACGCGATTTTGTCCTTGTTCAGGGCCTCAGGCACTTGTATTGTAGCATGCCCAAGCCGGATCGTTGAAATAATTGCTCCGAGTTCCTCTAATTCATTTCGTACAACCAGAATGCATCTCGGGCACACCATATTTTTAATATTCAGATTTAATGTTTTCATCTGTTATAGGGGTTAAACTTTTTCTGATCCTGGATTAAATCCAGTGATTGCGAAGGAGTATCAGCCGATCTAAATCTTATTGCTCATTACCAAATGAATGATTTCAACAATAATTTAAGGTCGGCAATACATTGCCCTCGCAGAAAAAGTGATTAAGAATTATTGAAAAGAATAGAATAAGGCTGATAAGCTTGCGGAGTAGAACATGGCAAACTTCACGATCAGCCTAACAGATGAATGCTAATTGAGGAAGGATTGAATAAAAATACGAATATGGTTACCACTAACCGGTGGTGGCAGATTGGTATATAAAAACGGGAGTAATTGCTGATTAAAAGTTTCAACCTCAAAATCTATGGCGTACACCTGATAAAGCACGTGAAAGATGGGAGTCTCAGCCGCTATTTGCTTTAGCTCATATTTGATTAATGAGGCATAGAGGTTATTCACTACTTCATCACAACACTCATCTTCCTCGCTATCATCATGGCTATGCTTATCATCGTGATGATGATCAGTAGCGGCTTTGTTATGATTATGGTCATGTGTTTTTTTTGGGTGAGGATCAGCTTCTTTAACCATAGCAGGATAATTCCCCCACGATATTAATCCTAAATCACATAGCGCATCGCATACAAATACACTGATAAACCCTGTAAGGAGCAGGGTTACTATGTATTGTTTGATGTTATGCAATTTTCTTATCATGACCATTGGCAGTGATACTCTACTATAACATAAGTACATGGTTTAGGGTGGTATTTAAATGACATAAATCATTTTTTTCAATGATTTATGTCATTTTGCCCCCTAACACTGCACTAATAAACAAGATTCTTCTTACAAAAATGAGAATCAAAAATAAATCAACTTGTTTTATTTAGGACTTTCGCTTTGCATTAAAGATAGCTTACATTATTTGGATGATAAAGAAAGAAGACTATATCCGCTACCTGATTAGTACTCACACTAATTATACAGCTACGCATCTTGCAGAGCATAGTGCTAAACTAAGTCATGATGCGGTAAGTGATTTTTTGCGGCGTGAGCATTTCTCACCCTCTCAGCTTTGGGAAGTAGTTAGTTCTCATATTGATGATCATGCAAAGTCGGCCATTATCGTAGATGATAGTGTTCAAGATAAGAGGTACTCCCGCTTCATAGAGTTAGTCAAATGCCAGTATTCAGGCAATGAGCATGGCACTGTGCGCGGTATTGGCTTAGTGAATTTTGTACATTCAGGTGGGAATGATGGGGATTTTTGGCCAATTGACTACCGTATCTATCATCCAGATACGGATGGCAAGACCAAGAATGATCATTTTCAAGAGATGTTTGCCAGACTTATTACTCACAAACACTTTAAAGCCAGAACCATCCTATTTGATACCTGGTATGGCTCAGTGGATAACCTAAAGCTAATTCATCGCAGTAGTTGGACATTCTTTACTACCCTAAAGAGCAACCGTAAGGTGAGTGTAAGCCGAGACATCGGTTATCAACATCTGGATGAATTGATATTTAATGAGCAGGCTTTAGTGCAGGGATTAGTGGTCAAACTACAAAAATTGCCCTTTCAAGTGAAACTTTTCAAGATAGTGGCCACAGACGGCCGCATTGAATGGATTGTTACAAATGATCTAGACCAGAATGTTAACTGCTTTGTTGCTGAATTAAAGAATGAAAACCGTTGGCAGGTGGAAGATTTTCACAGTCATGCCCGACCGGGAGGGTTCAAACAGTTAACTGGTTCAGAAAAATGTCAATCACGCAAAGCACGTGCCCAGCGAAATCATCTAGCCTGTTGCTACCACGCATGGATCTCCTTAAAGGTAAAAGCCAAGCAACTAGGTACAACGATCTATCAAATTAAGCATGGGCAACTTACTGATTATTTGGTGAATCAGCTTTATAACACAACTATTCAAGTTATATAAATCATTGAAGCGAAAGTCCTATTATTTTACAGCATATTTAAGAAATTGTTGAGAAGAATTGACTGTAGCCTGACTGTAAAATTAACTTTACACTATTCTCTTTTGGAATAAATTTCACTCTCGTTTTCCCATACACAGAAGGTACTATTATCTTTCAAAGATACTACCTCAATAAAAGCGCCTTCTCCTACCTGAATTTCTTTGCCTGAATCCAGAGACTTGATTTTTAATGTACCGCCATCTTGCCAGGCAACCACCGGGTTTTTCTGCCCTCTGATGCTACTGGCTCTTCCCTCTCCAACTTGCATTTCCTTTTTTCCAGGTTGGGCATAGAATATTTTGCCCTCCCGCTGCCAGCTCGTATGCACTTCATTTTGATCATCAATCAAAACTCCACCACCATCCATAGGGCAACCTTTTAACGGCCAGGTCTCTTCCCCCAATTTTTTTGGGAGAGCAAATGAAAGTTTATCAGCCTCAGATTGCATCACATACATATCTCTGGAGCCATCCAACCAATTTCTAAACATCACATAAACTTTAGAGTCGCCCAAAGCAATGTTAGGTTTACAGCACTCACAGACGGTTCCATCAGGGGATTGATAAGCCAATACATTTTTTGACCATTGCTCTCCTGCTTTTCTCTTAGCTACATAAACCTTGTTATTTTTGTCTAATCGGACGTCAAGCCAGACCGCAAAAAAATTATCCTGATCATCAGCAGCAATACTCATCAGACCTTCAGGAGCAGATGCGGGAACATCATTTACATTGGCGATCTTTTTCCATTGATTAATTTCATGATTAAGCTGAAAGGTATGAATATTTCCATCATTACTCATAGCAGTGACAAGCGAATAGTTAGCAGAACTGGCTATCTGAGGACCTCTTGACATACCCAGATGCATTCCTTTTAGCTGGGCTATAAGTTCAGGTTTTGAGAAAGTTTTGCCTTGATCTGAAGAGTTCATTACCATGATTGAATCATTGGTTCCAAACACGATACGCATTACTCCTTGTGGATCTACAGATATTTGAGGTTGCCTGCCCTTGGCCAGTTGATTTTGTGCATTCGCATGAGAAAACACTTGCAGGTAGAGAGCTACACTCAGAAACAAGAAAGGTAAGAAGAGTTTCATAAGTTATTGGTTACAATATGATGGCAATCTAATACACATAAAATTAATATTTATGGCAAGCTTAATTCTTTTTTAACTTTTTACATCTCCATGATTATAAGGGTTTCAATTAACCTTCTTATTCTTCATAAGAATAAAGGTTTTTAACATGAGGACTGTGATCACTTTATATATCAAAAACATGGTTTGTGACCGTTGTATCATGATGGTAGAACAGCTTTTCCATCAAGCAGGATTGCCCCCCCTGTCTGTTAGCCTTAGTGAGGTAAAAATTGAAGGAGAAGCATTGACATAAGATCAAAAAGCGCAACCTCATGACTTAATGACAAAAAAAAGGTTTTGAAAGAACATAAGCATTCGTCCGGAATCACTGTAGCAGGAAGCGCAAATCAATGTTTTTCATTCAGCTCTTTCAAAACAAGAATTCATACATAATAGACATAATACTATACAGCTTACTCAAGCTTGTCTAAATACTTTTGAAGGAAATTTCTAAAGAGATAATAATCATGCATTTCAATCTCAAAAAGACCTATATGACATGATTATAAGGCTAAAATGAGTAAGTGATGAGATACATTAAAAAATATGGTTGGGTTCTGGTGCTGGCTATTTCGCTAATGGCAGGCAGACAGTCAATAGCGCAACAAAGCTATGTACTTTCTTCTGATCAGCAGTTGAAGGTAGAAGGCACTTCTACCATTCATGATTGGGACATGATATCTGATAAAGCCACGGGCAATGCAAAGATTGAATTGAATGCCGACAATATCACAGATATCAACTCATTTGCTGTCAACCTGCCTGTTATTTCCTTAAAAAGTGGCAAAGGAAGCATGGACGACAATGCTTATGAGGCACTCCTGGCAAAGCAATATCCGCAAATACAATTTGAACTGACGAAGGTAGAAAACATTACAGGTCAAATGATCAAGGCAGAAGGTAAAATCACTATTGCCGGAACCGCTCGCGTGATTCTGCTTCAAGTCAATTACAAGGTTTCGGAGGGGGAGATTCTTTTTAGCGGGGGATTTCCCATCACTTTCACACAATATAAAATTGACCCTCCAAAAGCCATGTTTGGAACAATCAAAACTGGCGATGAACTACAAATTTCTTTTGAAGCAACTTTTAAGTTAATAAACTAAAATTCAGATAATTATGAAAACGAGTAACAATTGGTATAGAGCCACCATACTTTCACTGGTGCTTCTTACATCAGGTGCAGTGTATGCGCAGCAGCCTGCCCTACAGTATTTCCGGCCTAATGATAAAGCCGGGCTTAATGTATTTGAACCTTCCAAGCAAGATACCGTGGAGTTTGATGGAGTTAAAGTACGTATAGGAGGTGATTTTGCCATGCAGTTCCAAAGTATAAACCAAACAAACTCATTGGACAGCCTGGTAGAATTGGGGACAAATTTTAACCTTCCTACAGCCAACCTCAACATTGATGTCCAGCTATATGATGGATTGAGAATGCATTTGAGAACTTATCTATCTTCTCAAAACCATCGCGAAGCATGGGTAAAAGGAGGTTATCTTCAAATTGACAAATTGGACTTTATAAAACCGGATTTTTTGCAAGGTTTTATGGATGTAGCCCGTATAACCATTGGCTTGGACGAGTTCAATTATGGAGATGCCCACTTCAGAAGAAGTGATAATGCACGGGCCATTTTTAATCCATTTGTAGGCAATTATATCATGGATGCTTTTTCTACCGAGGCTTTCGGTGAGCTTACTATTATGAAAAATGGTTTTTTGGGAGTCATTGGAATAACAAATGGTAAATTGAATCAAAATGTAGTAGTCAATGACAACTCTGACAACAAAGCTTCCTTTTTCGGAAAACTGGGTTATGATAACCAGTTGAGTGATGATTTCAGATTGCGTTTGACAGGCTCCTGGTATATTAACAAAGGAACCACTACAGGAACCTGGATCTATGGTGGAGACCGTGCCGGGAGCAGATATTATAGCGTAATGGAGACCTTAGATGGAGATGGAGGGCCTTTTGAAGGGAGGTTCAACCCAAGATTCAGAGAATTAACTGCTATTCAGATCAACCCGTATATCAAATACAAAGGGTTGGAATTTTTTGGTATATACGAGGTAGCCTCAAACAGTGACGATCAAGGCGGAGGAGCTTTTACACAGTTAGCAGGAGAACTCCTTTATCGTTTTGGAAATACAGAACAGTTTTACCTGGGAGGACGATACAATACCGTTTCCGGAGAAATGGTAGAAAATGCTCTAACACAAGAAATAAATCGCCTGAATATAGGAGGTGGCTGGTATATGACCAAAAACGTAATGGCCAAGCTGGAATATGTAAATCAAAAATATGAAGGTGAAGGCTGGACAGGTACCAAATATAATGGAGGCGAATTTGATGGTATCAACATTGAGGCAGTAATTAGCTTTTAAACAGGGGAAGATGTGCCGGATACTAATTCCGGCACTTTTCTGAATACTGATTTACAAAATGGACAAGCTTGAATACTGTAAAGAGATTCTTGAAAAAGTGAGTTTTGATAAAGAGCTTTTAAGGAAGGAGTATGAAAAAGCCTTGATATCTCTTACTGATGAGAAAGCGGATTTACTAGATCAATGGTATAAAGAAAAGTTTGAGAATAGTTACCGCGAGTCATCAGATGACAACAGGACCGATAAAAACTAATGTTGTTTAATTTACTTGTAGCAATAATAAATATTAACACACTTCTTTCCTGTAATAATGGAGATTGTCAGGAAACAAGCTGGCAGGTTAGAGGAAATAGTCGGCTGGAAATATCGGGTACAACCAATATCAATGAGTTTCATTGTCTTTCTGTAAGCTATGGAGGCGAAGACATTATGAAGGAGGACTATTCCCAAGCTTCTGAAAGTTCGTCTCTCAGTGGTGAAATCGTTATGAAATCATCTGGTTTTGATTGCCATAATTCCATGATGACCCGTGATTTTTCCAAAGCTGTCAAAGCAAGTGAGTTTCCGGAGATAAGCATCAGGTTTATTGGGTTAAAAGAGAACCCTTCCCGCAAAAACGTACTGTTTGGGAAAGTAGAAATTACGTTGGCAGGAGAGGCTAGAATCTATACGGTTTCTTGTATAGTTAAAGAGGAAAGCGAGAAGAGTAAACATCTCAAAGGTACCCGGACATTCTATTTCTCTGATTTTGGCTTACAACCTCCACAAAAATTATTTGGAGCTGTAAAAGTAAAAGATGCAGTTTCAGTAGATTTTCATCTCAAATTGCAAAAATTATTGTAAAGGTGTTAGTTGAATGAATTGCTTAAAGGCGGTATTACCTTTGAGAGGAAGGTATGTCGGAGTGAAATTTCATACATTTAAAACAAGATATTGAACAGAATCTGGAATCATTTAATCTTAATTTTACGTTTCACAAACTATTAACAAGGACGAAGATCAACTTCTTGAAAAAATTAATCTCCATATCGCTACTATTCATCTTGCTTATCGGTAATTCCGGTTTGGCAGTAGCTACTCATTATTGTGGAGGATTGGCCGTGGAATCACAATTTGTTCTCGGTCATACCAAATTAAACTGCGGAATGTCCGATATGGACAAGAGTTGTGAAACCGGTTCGTCAAAAGAAGAGCATACCAAGAAAAAACCTTGTTGTGAAAATGAGTATCAATCTCTTGAGCTGGAAGATGAATTTAAACCTCAGGTTATTGGTAGTTCTTTGAATTTAGAATTCGTAGCTGCTTTTGTTATAACTTTTACAAGCAGTGCAAATGCTTCTAAAGCTGATAAAGCAAAGTATAAAAATTACTCCCCTCCGCTGATTGAACGTGATATACCAGTGTTCGTTCAATCCTTCCTTATTTAAGCATTTCATTCAATTGATCGTGATCAAGGCTTAGCTCTTTAGAGCCTTGGGGCATTATTACTATGCCTTTTTAAATCAATTCAAAAGTTGAATGTAAATAACATGCTTAATAAAATCATTAAATACTTTCTTGAGAACAAGTTAGTTACCGTTCTCATCTTAATTGGCTTCATTGCCTGGGGCATTGTGACCGCCCCTTTCGGTTGGCAGATAGGTGCGTTACCTTCTGATCCCGTTCCGGTAGATGCTATTCCGGATATAGGAGAAAACCAACAGATTGTCTTTACCCAGTGGCAGGGCCGATCACCACAAGACATAGAAGACCAAATTTCCTATCCGCTGACTACCTATTTATTAGGTATTCCGGGCGTAAAATCTATACGGAGTTCTTCTATATTTGGCTTTTCCAGTATCTTCATCATTTTCAGTGAAGATGTAGAGTTTTACTGGTCACGTTCCCGTATCCTTGAGAAACTAAGTTCCTTGCCTTCCGGCTTATTACCGGAAGGGGTTCAGCCCGCACTCGGCCCTGATGCCACTGCGCTGGGCCAGGTGTATTGGTATACGATTGAGGGCAGAGATAAGGACGGAAACCCTTCCGGAGGATGGGATCTCCACGAAATCCGTACCGTACAGGACTTCTATGTTAAATATGGATTAAATGCAACAGAAGGCGTTTCGGAAGTGGCTTCTATTGGTGGCTTTGTACAGGAATATCAGATTGATGTTAACCCTGATGCCCTAAAAGCCTATGATATTCCCTTGCATAAAGTAATGCAGGCGGTACAGAAATCAAACAAAGACGTGGGGGCTAAAACCATTGAGATCAACCAGGCAGAATACCTGGTGCGTGGTTTGGGATACATCAAAAAAGTAGAAGACATTGAAAAGGCCGTGGTGGCCGTTCAGGAAAATGTTCCCGTTCGTATTAAAGATATAGGTGTAGTTACCCTGGGGCCATCCACCCGTAGAGGCCTGCTGGATAAAGACGGTGCTGAGGTGGTAGGTGGCGTAGTGGTGGCCCGCTATGGTGCCAATCCCTTGCAGGTCATTAACAACGTCAAGGATAAGATCAAAGAAATAGCCCCGGGACTGCCTAAAAAAACGTTGGCAGATGGAAGGGAAAGCCAGTTGACTATCGTTCCGTTTTATGACCGCTCCGAGCTAATTTATGAAACATTGGGAACCCTGGAAGAAGCCATTTCGCTTCAAGTGCTCATTACCATTTTAGTAGTGATCGTGATGGTGTATAATCTCAGGGCTTCATTTCTCATTTCAAGTATCCTGCCGATTGCGGTATTGATGGTGTTTATCGCCATGCGCTATTTTGGTGTGGATGCCAATATAGTGGCCTTGTCTGGAATTGCCATTGCCATTGGTACAATGGTGGACTTGGGAGTTATCCTTTCTGAAAATATTATCAAGCATATAGATGAAGCTCCTCCCGGTCAAAAACTGATAGATACCATTTACAATGGAGCTTCAGAAGTGGGTACCGCTATTCTCACCGCTGTTTCCACCACCATTGTCAGCTTCATTCCGGTATTTACCATGCAAGCTGCCGAAGGTAAATTATTTGGCCCTCTGGCCTTTACTAAAACCTTTGCCTTGATAGCTGCCCTGTTGGTGAGTCTGTTGATCATGCCTACTTTGGCACATTGGTTCTTTGGGTTCAAAATCAAGAATAGGTTTCTTAAGAAATATGGCGGCTACGCATTAGTGCTATTTGGAATTATAGGGCTCTTTATTGGGCAGATATGGGGGGGTGTATTGCTGGTACTATTTGGTGCAATCGGAATTGTAAAGAATTTTTTTGACACTAAAAAGGAACGCTTTTCCAGGCCTGTATTATTTCTCTTTAATTATGCCGAGCTGATCATTGTACTCATTGGCGTAATCTGGCTTTTAGCTAAATATTGGCTACCACTGGGAGCCTCAAAGTCTCTGTTACTCAACTTTATTTTCGTGACCTTATTGGTAGGATTTATCCTGGGGTCGTTTACGCTTTTAGAATATTACTACAAATCTATATTAAAATGGTGCCTGGATAATAAAGTAACTTTTTTATTGATACCTACTTTCTTGATTTTGCTTGGTGCTAATGTTTGGTTGGGTTTTAATACCATTTTCGGGTTTATCCCTAAAGCATTGGACAATCTCGGATGGGATGTACGGACAACTACAGTTTGGTCAGGCTTGACCCATACCTTCCCGGGTGTAGGAAAAGAATTTATGCCTTCTCTGGACGAAGGAAGTTTCCTGCTGATGCCAACGTCCATGCCGCATTCCGGTATTGAGTTCAACCGTAAAGTAGTTGGTCAGTTGGATATGCTCCTGACCAACATTCCAGAAGTAGAATTAACGGTAGGCAAACTAGGCCGGGTAGAATCTGCACTGGACCCGGCACCTATTTCCATGTACGAAAATATCATCAACTATAAAACGGAGTACATGCTCAGTGAAAAAGGGCACAGGCTAAGGTTCAAAGTTGATAAGGAAGATCGCTTCATACTCAATAGCGGTGATAGCCTTTCTAATGAAGAAGCCATTAACCGAGGGGTTACAATAGCGGAACTCATCCCTGATGATAATGGGAATTATTTCCGTAACTGGCGGCCGCAGATAAAATCCCCGGATGATATCTGGAATGAAATTGTAAAGGTCACCAAAATTCCTGGAGTTACTTCTGCACCAAAGCTGCAGCCTATTGAAACCAGGCTGGTCATGCTCCAAACAGGCATGAGGGCTCCCATGGGTATCAAAGTCTATGGTCCTAATCTTAAAACTATTGAGGATTTTGGCCTTCAACTAGAGGAAGTACTAAAAAATGTTCCTTCTGTAAAAGAGGAAGCGGTGTTTGCTGATCGTATTGTGGGCAAACCTTATCTCCATCTCAACATCAACCGGGATGAGATTTCGCGCTATGGGCTGAATGTGGAAGATGTACAGCAGACCATTGAAACTGCCATTGGAGGAATGAAAATTACTTCTACCGTGGAAGGACGCGAACGTTTTCCGGTGAGGGTACGCTACCCGCGCGAACTCAGGGACGATCCCGAATCATTGGGTAAAATTCTTTTGCCTACACCTACAGGAGCACAGATACCAATTAGCCAGGTGGTGGACTTTGAGTATGTGAGGGGGCCACAGGCGATCAAAAGTGAGGAAACCTTTTTGGTGGGTTATGTACTATTTGACAAAAGGGACGGATACTCGGAAGTTGGAGTGGTCAATGATGCCCAGGCAGCTATTCAGGAAAGAATAGATACAGGTGATTTAGTCGTTCCTGCCGGGGTCAGCTACAAGTTCTCAGGAAGCTATGAAAATCAGGTAAGGGCTGAAAAGAGGCTTTCAATCATTGTTCCGTTGGTATTGGGTATCGTCTTCCTCATCCTTTACTTCCAATTTAAGTCTGTAGCGACTTCATTAATGGTGTTTACTGGTATTGCCATGGCATTTAGTGGAGGCTTTATCATGCTATGGTTGTATGGCCAGACCTGGTTTGCGGACTTCTCCCTTTTCGGTACGAATTTCCGAGACTTGTTCCAAATACATACTATCAATTTGAGCGTGGCTGTTTGGGTCGGGTTTATTGCCTTGTTTGGTATAGCCACTGATGATGGGGTATTAATGGCTACTTATTTAGATCAAAGTTTTAATC
Proteins encoded:
- a CDS encoding HYC_CC_PP family protein, which translates into the protein MKKLISISLLFILLIGNSGLAVATHYCGGLAVESQFVLGHTKLNCGMSDMDKSCETGSSKEEHTKKKPCCENEYQSLELEDEFKPQVIGSSLNLEFVAAFVITFTSSANASKADKAKYKNYSPPLIERDIPVFVQSFLI
- a CDS encoding P-II family nitrogen regulator, whose amino-acid sequence is MKEIKAFVRPDRLPDIVNHLREEGVCCLTVFEGEGTGHYTDERKDFPSLRHPFSHAKIAKLEVVLPEKKVKKALEIIHQNGKTAHSGDGIIYITEVSEMVKVKTLEPDLENRDL
- a CDS encoding SHOCT domain-containing protein — encoded protein: MHWFEGHYWGMHIIWWVIWVIFIIWIFATPWDIPGQRTIKETPLDLLKKRYAKGEISKEEYEDIKKTLQK
- a CDS encoding YceI family protein; amino-acid sequence: MRYIKKYGWVLVLAISLMAGRQSIAQQSYVLSSDQQLKVEGTSTIHDWDMISDKATGNAKIELNADNITDINSFAVNLPVISLKSGKGSMDDNAYEALLAKQYPQIQFELTKVENITGQMIKAEGKITIAGTARVILLQVNYKVSEGEILFSGGFPITFTQYKIDPPKAMFGTIKTGDELQISFEATFKLIN
- a CDS encoding YceI family protein, with product MLFNLLVAIININTLLSCNNGDCQETSWQVRGNSRLEISGTTNINEFHCLSVSYGGEDIMKEDYSQASESSSLSGEIVMKSSGFDCHNSMMTRDFSKAVKASEFPEISIRFIGLKENPSRKNVLFGKVEITLAGEARIYTVSCIVKEESEKSKHLKGTRTFYFSDFGLQPPQKLFGAVKVKDAVSVDFHLKLQKLL
- a CDS encoding helix-turn-helix domain-containing protein; translation: MKTLNLNIKNMVCPRCILVVRNELEELGAIISTIRLGHATIQVPEALNKDKIASRLNTYGFELLEDKEEILMEKIKLGIQHYIEILEKSTKEVMLSDFLAHEIGKNYNFLSKLFSKIEGLTIETYYINKRVDRVKELIKYDELNLSEIAVKLGYSSVHYLSSQFKRVTGLSVSDYKEVMRNENRYYKNLSEALGDLREKGYTYNFNRKEDCLECKDLCASFQIEELNISEFYRFDENEDAAGKSVIYGIETKDGLKGLLIDNSNQQNKALFRSSNKLNEKENTKKR
- a CDS encoding efflux RND transporter permease subunit; protein product: MLNKIIKYFLENKLVTVLILIGFIAWGIVTAPFGWQIGALPSDPVPVDAIPDIGENQQIVFTQWQGRSPQDIEDQISYPLTTYLLGIPGVKSIRSSSIFGFSSIFIIFSEDVEFYWSRSRILEKLSSLPSGLLPEGVQPALGPDATALGQVYWYTIEGRDKDGNPSGGWDLHEIRTVQDFYVKYGLNATEGVSEVASIGGFVQEYQIDVNPDALKAYDIPLHKVMQAVQKSNKDVGAKTIEINQAEYLVRGLGYIKKVEDIEKAVVAVQENVPVRIKDIGVVTLGPSTRRGLLDKDGAEVVGGVVVARYGANPLQVINNVKDKIKEIAPGLPKKTLADGRESQLTIVPFYDRSELIYETLGTLEEAISLQVLITILVVIVMVYNLRASFLISSILPIAVLMVFIAMRYFGVDANIVALSGIAIAIGTMVDLGVILSENIIKHIDEAPPGQKLIDTIYNGASEVGTAILTAVSTTIVSFIPVFTMQAAEGKLFGPLAFTKTFALIAALLVSLLIMPTLAHWFFGFKIKNRFLKKYGGYALVLFGIIGLFIGQIWGGVLLVLFGAIGIVKNFFDTKKERFSRPVLFLFNYAELIIVLIGVIWLLAKYWLPLGASKSLLLNFIFVTLLVGFILGSFTLLEYYYKSILKWCLDNKVTFLLIPTFLILLGANVWLGFNTIFGFIPKALDNLGWDVRTTTVWSGLTHTFPGVGKEFMPSLDEGSFLLMPTSMPHSGIEFNRKVVGQLDMLLTNIPEVELTVGKLGRVESALDPAPISMYENIINYKTEYMLSEKGHRLRFKVDKEDRFILNSGDSLSNEEAINRGVTIAELIPDDNGNYFRNWRPQIKSPDDIWNEIVKVTKIPGVTSAPKLQPIETRLVMLQTGMRAPMGIKVYGPNLKTIEDFGLQLEEVLKNVPSVKEEAVFADRIVGKPYLHLNINRDEISRYGLNVEDVQQTIETAIGGMKITSTVEGRERFPVRVRYPRELRDDPESLGKILLPTPTGAQIPISQVVDFEYVRGPQAIKSEETFLVGYVLFDKRDGYSEVGVVNDAQAAIQERIDTGDLVVPAGVSYKFSGSYENQVRAEKRLSIIVPLVLGIVFLILYFQFKSVATSLMVFTGIAMAFSGGFIMLWLYGQTWFADFSLFGTNFRDLFQIHTINLSVAVWVGFIALFGIATDDGVLMATYLDQSFNRNKTDSLKGIRAATVEAGQRRIKPAVMTSATTIIALLPILTSTGRGADIMIPMAIPAFGGMFFAAVTYFIVPVLYAMREERKFKKTQP
- a CDS encoding transposase → MIKKEDYIRYLISTHTNYTATHLAEHSAKLSHDAVSDFLRREHFSPSQLWEVVSSHIDDHAKSAIIVDDSVQDKRYSRFIELVKCQYSGNEHGTVRGIGLVNFVHSGGNDGDFWPIDYRIYHPDTDGKTKNDHFQEMFARLITHKHFKARTILFDTWYGSVDNLKLIHRSSWTFFTTLKSNRKVSVSRDIGYQHLDELIFNEQALVQGLVVKLQKLPFQVKLFKIVATDGRIEWIVTNDLDQNVNCFVAELKNENRWQVEDFHSHARPGGFKQLTGSEKCQSRKARAQRNHLACCYHAWISLKVKAKQLGTTIYQIKHGQLTDYLVNQLYNTTIQVI